From Rutidosis leptorrhynchoides isolate AG116_Rl617_1_P2 chromosome 3, CSIRO_AGI_Rlap_v1, whole genome shotgun sequence, a single genomic window includes:
- the LOC139902924 gene encoding magnesium-chelatase subunit ChlH, chloroplastic: MASLVSTPFTLPTNKVDNLSSISQKHYFLHSFLPKKTPNSPNSRTHSLGVKCAVAGNGLFTQTTQEVRRIVPENKQGLPVVKIVYVVLEAQYQSSLSAAVRTLNKSNKFASYEVVGYLVEELRDENNYKSFCLDLEDANIFIGSLIFVEELALKVKDAVEKQRDRMDAVLVFPSMPEVMRLNKLGSFSMSQLGQSKSPFFQLFKNKKKSSAGFSDQMLKLVRTLPKVLKYLPSDKAQDARLYILSLQFWLGGSPDNLVNFVKMISGSYVPALKGMQIAYSDPVVFLDTGIWHPLAPCMYDDVKEYLNWYDTRRDTNEKLKDRNAPVVGLVLQRSHIVTGDDSHYVAVIMELEAKGAKVIPIFAGGLDFSGPIEKYLVDPITKKPFVNSVVSLTGFALVGGPAKQDHPRAIEALMKLDVPYLVALPLVFQTTEEWLNSTLGLHPIQVALQVALPELDGGMEPIVFAGRDPRTGKSHALHKRVEQLCTRAIRWAELKRKTKTEKRVAITVFSFPPDKGNVGTAAYLNVFASIFSVLQDLKRDGYNVEGLPESSAALIEDVLHDKEAQFSSPNLNIAYKMGVREYQQLTPYATALEENWGKPPGNLNSDGENLLVYGKQYGNVFIGVQPTFGYEGDPMRLLFSKSASPHHGFAAYYSYVEKIFKADAVLHFGTHGSLEFMPGKQVGMSDACFPDSLIGNIPNVYYYAANNPSEATIAKRRSYANTISYLTPPAENAGLYKGLKQLSELIASYQSLKDTGRGQQIVSSIVSTARQCNLDKDVDLPEEGAEISSKERDLVVGKVYSKIMEIESRLLPCGLHVIGEPPTAMEAVATLVNIAALDRPEEGISSLPSILAETVGRQIEDVYRGSDKGVLKDVELLKTITEVSRGAVSAFVQRSTNSKGQVVDTSGRLSAILGFGLNEPWIQYLSDTSFYRADREKLRVLFGFLGECLKLIVQDNELGSLKQALEGKFVEPGPGGDPIRNPKVLPTGKNIHALDPQAIPTTAAMQSAMVVVDRLLERQKADNGGKFPETVALVLWGTDNIKTYGESLGQVLWMIGCRPVADSLGRVNRVEPVSLEELGRPRIDVVVNCSGVFRDLFINQMNLLDRAVKMVAELDEPLEQNYVRKHALEQAETLGVDVREAATRIFSNASGSYSSNVNLAVENSSWNDEKQLQDMYLSRKSFAFDSDTPGAGMAEKRAVFEMALSTAEATFQNLDSSEISLTDVSHYFDSDPTNLVGSLRKDGKKPNAYIADTTTANAQVRTLSETVRLDARTKLLNPKWYEGMLSSGYEGVREIEKRLTNTVGWSATSGQVDNWVYEEANTTFIQDEEMLNRLMNTNPNSFRKLLQTFLEANGRGYWETSEDNIEKLRALYSEVEDKIEGIDR; this comes from the exons ATGGCATCCTTGGTATCAACTCCATTTACATTACCCACAAATAAAGTTGATAACTTGTCATCAATTTCACAAAAACACTACTTTCTTCACTCATTTTTACCCAAAAAGACACCCAATTCTCCCAATTCAAGAACACACAGTTTGGGTGTGAAATGTGCTGTTGCTGGAAATGGTCTTTTCACCCAAACAACGCAAGAAGTTCGTAGGATTGTGCCTGAAAACAAACAAGGTCTTCCTGTAGTTAAAATTGTGTATGTTGTGTTAGAAGCACAGTACCAATCATCATTATCAGCTGCAGTTAGGACTTTGAATAAAAGCAACAAATTTGCTTCTTATGAAGTTGTGGGGTATTTGGTTGAAGAGCTTAGAGATGAAAATAACTACAAAAGTTTCTGTTTAGACCTTGAAGATGCAAATATCTTTATTGGGTCTTTAATTTTTGTGGAGGAATTAGCTTTAAAAGTGAAGGATGCAGTTGAAAAACAAAGGGATAGAATGGATGCAGTTTTGGTGTTTCCTTCAATGCCTGAAGTGATGAGGTTGAACAAACTCGGATCATTCAGTATGAGTCAACTCGGTCAGTCGAAATCGCCgttttttcaactttttaagaacAAAAAAAAGTCATCAGCTGGTTTTTCAGATCAGATGTTGAAATTAGTCAGGACTTTACCAAAAGTACTAAAGTATTTACCTAGTGATAAAGCTCAAGATGCTAGGCTTTATATCTTGAGTCTGCAGTTTTGGCTTGGTGGGTCCCCTGATAATTTGGTTAATTTTGTGAAGATGATATCCGGGTCATACGTACCCGCTTTGAAAGGGATGCAGATTGCTTATTCGGATCCGGTTGTGTTCTTGGATACCGGAATTTGGCACCCTTTGGCTCCATGTATGTATGATGATGTGAAGGAGTATTTGAATTGGTATGATACAAGAAGGGATACAAATGAGAAGCTAAAAGACCGAAACGCCCCGGTTGTTGGTTTGGTTTTGCAAAGGAGTCATATTGTGAcag GTGATGATAGTCATTATGTGGCTGTGATAATGGAACTAGAAGCAAAGGGTGCGAAAGTGATCCCGATTTTCGCGGGCGGGTTGGACTTTTCGGGTCCGATCGAGAAGTACTTGGTTGACCCGATTACGAAAAAGCCGTTTGTGAACTCTGTGGTGTCGTTGACTGGGTTCGCACTTGTGGGAGGGCCCGCAAAGCAAGATCATCCAAGGGCTATCGAGGCGTTGATGAAGCTCGATGTACCGTACCTTGTAGCGTTGCCTTTGGTGTTTCAGACAACTGAAGAGTGGCTTAACAGCACTTTGGGACTTCACCCAATTCAGGTTGCTTTGCAGGTGGCTCTTCCTGAGCTAGATGGAGGAATGGAGCCGATCGTTTTCGCAGGACGCGACCCACGAACAG GAAAATCACATGCACTTCACAAGAGAGTAGAGCAGTTGTGTACTAGAGCAATAAGATGGGCAGAACTAAAGAGGAAAACAAAG ACTGAGAAGAGGGTGGCGATTACCGTTTTCAGTTTCCCACCAGACAAGGGCAATGTCGGAACAGCTGCTTACCTAAACGTGTTCGCGTCCATTTTCTCTGTTCTACAAGACCTCAAACGAGACGGGTACAATGTCGAAGGCCTTCCAGAAAGTTCTGCAGCTTTAATTGAAGACGTTCTTCACGACAAAGAAGCTCAGTTCAGCAGTCCGAATCTAAACATCGCGTACAAAATGGGCGTGCGTGAATACCAACAGTTAACACCGTATGCAACCGCATTGGAAGAAAACTGGGGGAAACCGCCCGGGAATCTGAACTCGGACGGTGAAAACCTTTTGGTTTACGGGAAACAATACGGAAACGTGTTCATCGGTGTTCAACCGACTTTCGGGTACGAAGGTGACCCCATGAGGCTACTTTTCTCTAAATCGGCTAGCCCACATCACGGGTTTGCGGCTTATTACTCTTACGTTGAAAAGATCTTTAAAGCAGATGCGGTTCTTCATTTTGGGACCCACGGGTCGTTGGAGTTTATGCCTGGGAAACAAGTTGGGATGAGTGACGCATGTTTTCCGGATAGTCTTATTGGGAACATCCCGAATGTTTACTATTACGCAGCGAATAATCCTTCGGAAGCCACTATTGCAAAGAGAAGAAGCTACGCTAATACGATAAGTTACTTGACACCACCTGCTGAAAATGCGGGCCTTTACAAGGGTCTTAAACAGCTGAGCGAGTTGATTGCGTCGTATCAGTCGTTAAAAGATACGGGTCGTGGTCAACAGATCGTGAGCTCGATCGTTAGTACGGCTAGGCAATGTAATCTTGATAAAGATGTTGATCTTCCCGAAGAAGGTGCGGAAATATCGAGCAAGGAACGAGATCTTGTTGTGGGAAAGGTGTATTCGAAGATTATGGAGATCGAGTCGAGATTGTTACCGTGTGGACTTCATGTTATCGGTGAGCCGCCAACCGCCATGGAGGCGGTTGCCACTTTGGTCAACATCGCCGCCTTGGACCGCCCGGAAGAAGGGATCTCGTCTCTTCCATCGATACTGGCGGAAACGGTTGGCCGACAGATCGAAGATGTTTACCGAGGTAGCGACAAGGGAGTCTTGAAAGATGTGGAGTTGTTAAAGACGATAACCGAAGTATCTCGTGGGGCCGTTTCGGCGTTTGTGCAACGGAGCACCAACAGCAAGGGTCAGGTGGTTGATACTTCTGGTAGGTTGAGCGCGATCCTTGGGTTTGGTCTGAACGAGCCGTGGATTCAGTATTTGTCGGATACGAGCTTCTATAGGGCTGATCGAGAGAAGCTGAGGGTTTTGTTCGGGTTTTTGGGTGAGTGTTTGAAGCTGATTGTGCAGGACAACGAGTTGGGTAGTTTGAAACAAGCGTTAGAAGGTAAGTTCGTTGAACCGGGTCCCGGTGGAGACCCGATTCGAAACCCGAAAGTGTTACCTACCGGTAAAAACATTCACGCGTTGGACCCACAAGCAATCCCGACCACAGCAGCGATGCAAAGTGCGATGGTCGTGGTGGACAGGCTGCTCGAGAGACAGAAGGCTGATAACGGAGGAAAGTTTCCGGAAACGGTTGCGTTGGTCTTGTGGGGAACAGATAATATCAAGACTTACGGTGAGTCGTTGGGTCAGGTTCTATGGATGATTGGTTGTAGACCGGTTGCTGACTCGTTGGGGCGGGTTAACCGTGTGGAGCCTGTTAGTCTTGAAGAGCTCGGAAGACCTAGAATCGACGTTGTTGTCAATTGCTCAGGAGTCTTCAGGGATCTTTTCATCAATCAG ATGAACCTTCTGGATCGGGCGGTAAAGATGGTAGCGGAGCTTGATGAACCACTCGAGCAAAACTACGTGAGAAAACACGCACTCGAGCAGGCTGAGACGCTCGGTGTTGACGTTAGAGAAGCTGCAACCCGTATATTCTCAAATGCGTCAGGGTCGTATTCCTCAAATGTAAACCTAGCTGTCGAAAATTCATCATGGAACGATGAAAAGCAGCTTCAAGACATGTACTTGAGCCGTAAGTCATTTGCATTCGACAGCGACACTCCGGGTGCAGGAATGGCCGAAAAACGTGCCGTCTTCGAAATGGCGTTAAGTACAGCCGAAGCCACTTTTCAGAACCTCGACTCGTCAGAAATATCCCTAACGGACGTGAGTCATTACTTTGATTCCGACCCCACTAATCTAGTCGGGAGCCTAAGAAAAGACGGTAAGAAACCAAACGCCTACATTGCAGATACAACGACAGCAAACGCACAGGTACGAACACTATCAGAAACCGTGCGTCTCGACGCACGTACAAAGTTGTTGAACCCGAAATGGTACGAAGGGATGTTGTCCAGTGGTTACGAAGGTGTTCGTGAGATCGAGAAACGGCTCACAAATACGGTCGGGTGGAGCGCAACTTCGGGTCAAGTGGATAACTGGGTGTACGAAGAGGCGAACACGACTTTCATTCAAGATGAGGAGATGTTGAACAGGTTGATGAATACGAACCCGAATTCGTTCAGGAAGTTGTTGCAGACGTTTTTGGAGGCGAATGGACGTGGCTACTGGGAAACATCGGAGGATAATATCGAGAAGTTGAGGGCGTTGTACTCGGAGGTTGAAGACAAGATCGAAGGCATCGATCGGTAA
- the LOC139898700 gene encoding probable glycosyltransferase STELLO2, with the protein MGLKFDSMLVQQDHDSKSQNPKSSSLPTTLRPNRHSISKSLDFSTWVSENTFKIVTIGILIATVAAVFFLRNVGDSAALLCFQSQTKQLETIHFPQIDYNSIAPIADKTTPYSSFRSEQWIVVSVSDYPTDSFKKLLKIKGWQIVAVGNSKTPSDWHCKGVIFLSLDEQAKLGFRIVDYLPYDSYVRKNVGYLFAIQHGAKKIFDADDRGEVIDDDIGKHFDVELVGESARQDVILQYTHENPNRTVVNPYIHFGQRSVWPRGLPLENVGEIEHEEYYTEVFGSKQFIQQGISNGLPDVDSVFYFTRKPNLEPFDIRFDEHAPKVAFPQGMMVPMNSFNTLHHYSAFWGLMLPVSISSMASDVIRGYWAQRLLWEIGGYVVVYPPTVHRYDRIESYPFAEEKDLHVNVGRLTKFLVSWKSNKHRLFEILMELSYAMAEEGFWTEKDVKFTAAWVQDLIGVGYLQPRLMTLELHRPRAAIGHGDRKDFVPQKLPSVHLGVEETGMVNYEIGNLIRWRKNFGNVVLIMFCNGPVERTALEWRLLYGRIFKAVVILSEKKNGELAVEEGHLDHLYKQLPKLFDRFSSAEGFLFLQDNTVLNYWNLVQADKTKLWITNKVSKSWTTVSFDGNQDWYGKQGELVNKVVSSMPVHFQISYKKHTTSHDSSLTICSSEVFYVPRRLVNDFKDLVNLVGNLDIHQKVAIPMFFVAMDSTENFDSVFSTMVYKRKPPSNATSSFYSPEASAVHPWTVSSEQEFIKLIRIMAAGDPLLMELV; encoded by the exons ATGGGTCTTAAATTTGATTCAATGTTAGTCCAACAAGATCACGATTCAAAATCCCAAAACCCTAAATCATCTTCACTCCCAACAACTTTACGCCCAAATCGACACTCCATTTCCAAATCCCTAGATTTCTCCACTTGGGTTTCTGAGAATACATTCAAAATCGTCACAATCGGAATCTTAATCGCCACCGTCGCCGCCGTATTCTTCCTCCGTAACGTCGGTGACTCCGCCGCACTCCTCTGTTTTCAGTCACAAACTAAACAACTTGAAACTATTCATTTCCCCCAAATTGATTACAATTCAATTGCACCAATTGCTGATAAAACCACACCTTACTCAAGTTTCAGATCAGAGCAATGGATTGTCGTTTCGGTTTCAGATTACCCTACTGATTCTTTTAAGAAATTGTTGAAGATTAAAGGGTGGCAAATCGTTGCGGTTGGGAATTCGAAAACCCCAAGTGATTGGCATTGTAAAGGTGTGATCTTTTTGTCACTTGATGAACAAgctaaattagggtttagaattgtTGATTACTTGCCTTATGATTCTTATGTTAGAAAAAATGTTGGTTATTTGTTTGCTATACAACATGGTGCTAAGAAAATATTTGATGCTGATGATAGAGGTGAAGTAATTGATGATGATATTGGTAAACATTTTGATGTTGAATTAGTTGGTGAAAGTGCTAGACAAGATGTTATATTACAATACACTCATGAGAATCCAAATCGAACTGTCGTTAATCCTTATATTCATTTCGGTCAACGATCCGTTTGGCCTAGAGGATTACCGTTAGAAAATGTCGGTGAAATTGAGCATGAAGAGTATTATACCGAAGTTTTTGGTAGTAAGCAGTTTATTCAACAGGGTATTTCGAACGGTTTACCTGATGTTGATTCGGTTTTTTACTTTACTAGGAAACCAAATCTTGAACCTTTTGATATTCGATTTGATGAGCACGCCCCGAAAGTTGCGTTTCCTCAAGGAATGATGGTACCCATGAATTCTTTCAATACTTTGCATCATTATTCGGCGTTTTGGGGGTTAATGTTGCCTGTTTCTATAAGTTCAATGGCTTCTGATGTTATAAGAGGTTACTGGGCACAAAGGCTTTTATGGGAAATCGGTGGGTATGTTGTGGTTTATCCTCCTACTGTACATAGATATGATCGAATTGAATCGTACCCATTTGCAGAAGAGAAAGATCTTCATGTTAACGTGGGTCGTTTGACTAAGTTTTTGGTATCATGGAAATCAAATAAGCATAGATTGTTTGAAATATTAATGGAACTAAGTTATGCAATGGCTGAAGAAGGGTTCTGGACTGAAAAAGATGTGAAGTTTACAGCTGCTTGGGTACAAGATTTGATCGGTGTCGGGTATTTGCAGCCGAGATTAATGACGCTCGAACTGCATAGGCCGAGAGCAGCCATTGGTCATGGAGATCGAAAGGATTTTGTACCGCAAAAGTTACCGTCTGTTCATCTTGGTGTTGAGGAAACGGGAATGGTAAATTATGAAATTGGGAATTTGATTAGGTGGCGAAAGAATTTTGGGAATGTTGTGCTTATAATGTTTTGTAATGGGCCCGTTGAACGTACGGCTCTTGAATGGAGATTGTTGTATGGTAGAATATTTAAGGCAGTGGTTATTTTGTCTGAGAAGAAGAACGGTGAACTTGCTGTTGAAGAAGGCCACTTGGATCACCTTTACAA GCAACTTCCAAAATTGTTCGATAGGTTTTCAAGTGCAGAAGGTTTTTTGTTTCTTCAGGACAATACGGTTCTTAATTACTGGAACTTGGTCCAAGCAGATAAGACTAAGCTCTGGATTACAAACAAG GTGTCAAAATCTTGGACTACCGTTTCATTCGACGGAAACCAAGATTGGTATGGAAAGCAAGGAGAACTTGTGAACAAAGTCGTGAGCTCAATGCCTGTTCATTTCCAAATCAGTTACAAGAAACATACAACTAGCCACGATTCAAGCCTTACAATTTGCAGCTCCGAAGTATTCTACGTTCCCCGACGGCTCGTTAACGACTTCAAAGACCTCGTAAATCTTGTCGGAAATCTCGATATCCACCAAAAAGTTGCTATTCCCATGTTCTTTGTCGCAATGGACTCCACTGAAAATTTCGACTCCGTTTTTAGCACAATGGTGTATAAACGAAAACCACCTTCAAACGCTACGTCGAGTTTTTATTCTCCGGAAGCATCCGCAGTTCATCCGTGGACCGTATCAAGTGAGCAAGAATTTATAAAGCTTATCAGAATAATGGCAGCAGGTGACCCTCTTCTAATGGAGTTGGTTTAA